In one window of bacterium HR17 DNA:
- a CDS encoding Extracellular exo-alpha-L-arabinofuranosidase: protein MDEEKLRDKGVKRRVQRRHGVTALGFAGAMLAAFSGFSPPSQPAGETVVRLTINPAQVIHRVDEKIYAHFLEHIYHSVHGGLWGEMVWNRSFEEVPSEGLWSVDNGTLVQEAIAENVRLVFGDLRWSDYEFTLEAQKVDGHEGFLVLFRVQSDRDFYWLNLGGWDNTRHAIERGRTGQGRWRVVSPMVPGRIEAGHWYRIRLRCEGNRFQVWLNDHRLLDFTDNEAPILQGGVGVGTWNTRARFRNLKITALDGTVLFQGLPQVAPTPTARHWQVVGTGVFALTTDNPLNSQRCQLVACSDGEAGVRQAPMSVRAGEKYHGSVWVRGKAPNGLVVRLRDGRRTLAEQRLPAPIGTWREVTFTLTPRASANDAALELVALPPARVWLDQVSLMAESSRRTGGFRPDLLDALKGLRPTAIRWPGGCFASAYRWKDGIGPQHQRRTYPRPIWDDLEVNAFGTDEFIRLCRLVGAEPILVINIGTRLWNGANADEQAFLQDAMDWVEYCNGAATSRWGRMRAVNGHPEPYAVKLWEIDNETWHMGAEAYAEAVRRFVPALKKVDPTIKIIACGSGGLGEGALRWNRTLIERCAELIDYLSIHHYEDPNRFADGPAAFERFIRETAKIVANSRNPNIKLFVSEWNAQSTDWRTGLYAAGLLNVFERCGDVVEIASPALLMRHWRSGVRPDGQREWDNAFINFDHRTWFPAPNYVVMKLWRDHYAPFVVAMEGLAHPLNAIATKSADGKTVFIKVVNPSSQTVSAIWQIAADSLVVNAKASVVAPGDLSARNALTAPHRVRPRSAKTRHDGQTVQITLPPFSAAVVTVQLK from the coding sequence ATGGACGAAGAGAAGTTAAGGGACAAAGGGGTGAAGCGAAGGGTGCAGCGGCGTCATGGTGTCACCGCTTTAGGGTTCGCAGGAGCGATGTTGGCAGCGTTTAGCGGATTCAGTCCGCCTAGTCAGCCCGCAGGCGAAACTGTCGTTCGTTTGACGATCAACCCCGCGCAAGTTATCCACCGTGTCGACGAGAAGATCTACGCTCACTTCCTTGAGCACATTTATCACTCCGTGCACGGCGGGTTATGGGGTGAGATGGTTTGGAACCGCAGTTTTGAAGAGGTGCCGTCAGAGGGGCTGTGGTCGGTTGACAACGGAACGCTGGTGCAAGAGGCGATCGCCGAAAATGTGCGGCTGGTTTTCGGGGACTTGCGCTGGAGCGACTACGAATTTACGCTGGAGGCACAAAAGGTGGACGGACACGAAGGGTTTTTGGTGCTGTTTCGGGTGCAAAGCGATCGCGACTTTTACTGGCTGAACTTGGGCGGATGGGACAATACCCGCCACGCCATTGAACGGGGACGGACAGGACAAGGGCGATGGCGCGTGGTGTCACCGATGGTGCCCGGGCGCATTGAAGCGGGACATTGGTATCGCATCCGCCTGCGATGCGAAGGGAACCGTTTTCAAGTGTGGCTGAACGACCACCGGTTGCTGGACTTTACCGACAACGAGGCACCAATTCTGCAGGGAGGCGTAGGGGTCGGGACTTGGAACACACGCGCTCGCTTCCGCAACCTGAAAATCACGGCTTTGGACGGCACCGTGCTATTTCAAGGGTTGCCGCAGGTCGCGCCAACGCCAACAGCCCGCCACTGGCAAGTGGTCGGCACGGGTGTGTTCGCGTTGACAACCGATAACCCGCTCAACAGTCAACGCTGTCAACTCGTCGCTTGCTCTGACGGCGAAGCCGGGGTGCGTCAAGCGCCCATGAGCGTGAGGGCGGGCGAAAAGTATCACGGTTCCGTGTGGGTGCGGGGAAAAGCGCCTAACGGGTTGGTCGTGCGATTGCGTGACGGACGCCGCACACTTGCTGAGCAGCGTCTGCCCGCACCGATAGGAACTTGGCGGGAGGTCACTTTCACTCTCACCCCGAGGGCATCGGCAAACGACGCCGCGCTGGAACTCGTCGCTTTGCCACCCGCCCGTGTTTGGTTAGACCAAGTCAGCCTGATGGCGGAAAGCAGTCGCCGCACCGGAGGCTTCCGCCCTGATTTGTTGGACGCTTTGAAAGGGCTGCGCCCGACAGCCATCCGTTGGCCGGGCGGTTGTTTCGCATCGGCTTACCGCTGGAAAGACGGCATCGGTCCGCAACACCAACGCCGCACTTACCCGCGCCCGATATGGGACGACCTTGAGGTCAACGCTTTCGGCACCGATGAGTTCATCCGGTTGTGTCGGTTGGTAGGGGCAGAACCTATCCTTGTCATCAACATCGGCACGAGGCTGTGGAACGGGGCGAACGCCGACGAACAGGCGTTCTTGCAGGATGCCATGGACTGGGTGGAATATTGCAACGGTGCGGCGACCTCCCGATGGGGGCGTATGCGCGCCGTCAACGGGCACCCTGAACCGTATGCCGTCAAACTGTGGGAAATTGACAACGAGACTTGGCACATGGGCGCCGAAGCGTATGCCGAAGCGGTGCGGCGGTTTGTGCCCGCTCTCAAAAAAGTTGACCCCACCATCAAAATCATCGCCTGCGGCAGCGGCGGGTTAGGTGAAGGGGCGTTGCGGTGGAACCGCACCCTCATTGAGCGGTGCGCCGAATTGATTGACTACCTGAGCATCCACCATTACGAAGACCCCAACCGCTTTGCGGACGGTCCTGCAGCCTTTGAACGCTTCATTCGCGAGACAGCGAAAATCGTCGCGAACTCGCGTAACCCCAACATCAAACTGTTCGTCTCAGAATGGAACGCGCAGAGCACGGACTGGCGGACGGGCTTGTATGCGGCGGGGCTGCTGAATGTTTTTGAGCGGTGCGGTGATGTCGTGGAAATAGCCAGCCCCGCCCTGTTGATGCGCCATTGGCGATCGGGGGTGCGACCGGACGGTCAGCGGGAGTGGGACAATGCGTTCATCAACTTTGACCATCGCACTTGGTTCCCCGCACCCAACTATGTCGTGATGAAACTGTGGCGGGACCATTACGCCCCTTTCGTGGTCGCCATGGAGGGGCTTGCCCACCCTCTCAACGCCATCGCGACGAAATCGGCGGACGGCAAAACAGTGTTCATCAAAGTCGTTAACCCATCGTCGCAAACTGTTTCCGCGATATGGCAAATCGCTGCCGATAGCCTCGTCGTTAACGCCAAAGCATCTGTCGTCGCGCCCGGCGATCTCTCGGCGCGCAACGCACTGACGGCGCCGCACCGCGTTCGCCCCCGATCGGCAAAAACCCGTCACGACGGACAAACTGTTCAAATCACCCTTCCGCCCTTTTCCGCTGCCGTCGTCACTGTTCAACTGAAGTGA